The Pseudomonas berkeleyensis genome includes a region encoding these proteins:
- a CDS encoding tyrosine-type recombinase/integrase, with translation MAKLTIKQLEAFTAEDHGKVFREDGGLVAEVRAGVRGVTVQFSYEFKLDGSRTRKRLGSWPKKSLAQIRAERDEARTLVTKGLHPTLAAKAARIEAQAAIVATIAEAEREAAENKTVADLFGEWIRDGVSRQDGNAELIRSFKKDVLPLIGKKPLRSLTEKDLLTVLRSVKARGLNRTVVIRSKDIGQMLRWGEKRKPWRTLMADGNPADLIDVNKLLDHDYEEQRDRLLAPDEIRELRDIFERLERDYEALPAGQKYSGIRPVNLRVQCAVWICLSTLCRIGELLKSEWRHVDLEKGTWFIPAEATKGHKGKRQDHHVFLSAFALKQFKRLHKETSDTPFCFPSKDGENHVDTKTVSKLIGDRQCRFKNRSKPLAGRHHDDSLVLSNGTKGEWTPHDLRRTGATMMQELGVTLEIIDRCQNHLLGGSKVRRHYLHHDYAKEKTEAWGILGDRLDVILASRSTD, from the coding sequence GTGGCCAAGCTGACGATCAAGCAACTGGAGGCTTTCACAGCTGAAGATCATGGAAAGGTCTTCCGAGAGGATGGAGGGCTGGTGGCCGAGGTGCGAGCTGGCGTACGCGGAGTCACTGTTCAATTCAGCTATGAATTCAAACTGGATGGCTCCAGAACCAGAAAGCGACTGGGCAGTTGGCCGAAGAAAAGCCTGGCGCAAATCCGAGCTGAGCGAGACGAAGCCCGGACTCTGGTTACGAAAGGCCTGCACCCTACCCTTGCCGCCAAAGCCGCACGGATCGAGGCACAAGCGGCCATTGTCGCTACGATTGCTGAGGCCGAACGTGAAGCCGCCGAAAACAAAACAGTGGCAGACCTGTTTGGCGAATGGATACGCGACGGCGTTTCTCGGCAGGATGGCAATGCTGAACTGATCCGCAGCTTCAAAAAAGACGTGCTCCCCCTCATTGGCAAGAAGCCGCTACGCAGCCTGACAGAGAAAGATTTACTCACCGTTCTACGCTCAGTCAAAGCACGCGGCCTGAACCGTACGGTCGTGATCCGCAGCAAGGACATCGGTCAGATGCTGCGCTGGGGAGAAAAGCGTAAGCCGTGGCGCACCCTGATGGCAGACGGCAACCCCGCCGACCTGATCGACGTCAACAAGCTGCTCGACCACGACTACGAAGAACAACGCGACCGCCTGCTTGCGCCGGATGAGATCCGCGAGCTACGCGATATCTTCGAACGCCTTGAGCGTGACTATGAGGCGCTACCCGCCGGCCAGAAATACTCAGGCATTCGCCCAGTCAACCTACGTGTCCAGTGTGCTGTATGGATCTGCTTGAGTACGCTTTGCCGTATCGGCGAGCTACTCAAATCCGAATGGCGCCACGTGGATCTGGAGAAAGGCACTTGGTTCATCCCGGCCGAAGCGACCAAGGGCCATAAGGGTAAGCGCCAGGATCACCACGTCTTTCTTTCAGCCTTTGCTCTTAAGCAATTCAAGCGACTGCACAAAGAAACCAGCGATACACCGTTCTGCTTCCCCAGCAAGGATGGAGAAAACCACGTCGACACCAAGACGGTCAGCAAGCTCATCGGAGACCGACAGTGCCGTTTCAAGAACCGCAGCAAGCCTCTGGCGGGCCGCCATCACGACGACTCGTTGGTACTGAGCAATGGCACCAAAGGTGAATGGACACCACATGACTTGCGCCGTACTGGTGCGACCATGATGCAAGAGCTGGGTGTCACACTGGAGATCATTGACCGCTGCCAGAACCACCTGCTAGGCGGATCCAAGGTACGCCGGCACTATCTACACCACGACTATGCGAAGGAGAAAACCGAGGCCTGGGGCATTTTGGGAGACCGTTTGGACGTAATTTTGGCATCCCGCTCAACAGACTAG